In Dromaius novaehollandiae isolate bDroNov1 chromosome 3, bDroNov1.hap1, whole genome shotgun sequence, the following are encoded in one genomic region:
- the BMP2 gene encoding bone morphogenetic protein 2 isoform X2 codes for MVAATRCLLALLLCQVLLGGAAGLMPEVGRRRFSEPGRAASAAQRPEDLLSEFELRLLHMFGLKRRPSPGKDVVIPPYMLDLYRLHAGQRLGQPPALGYPLERAASRANTVRSFHHEEVLEELPETSGKTARRFFFNLTSIPNEESITSAELQIFRKQVHGASENNSSYHHRINIYEIIKPATATSKDPVTRLLDTR; via the exons ATGGTTGCCGCGACCCGCTGCCTCCTGgcgctgctgctctgccaggtgctgctgggcggcgcggccggcctcATGCCGGAGGTGGGCCGGCGGCGCTTCAGcgagccgggccgcgccgcctcgGCGGCGCAGCGCCCCGAGGACCTCCTCAGCGAGTTCGAGCTGCGCCTGCTCCACATGTTCGGGCTCAAGCGGCGGCCCAGCCCCGGCAAGGACGTCGTCATCCCCCCCTACATGCTGGACCTCTACCGCCTGCACGCGGGCCAGCGCCTGGGGCAGCCGCCCGCCCTCGGCTACCCGCTCGAGAGGGCCGCCAGCCGCGCCAACACCGTCCGCAGCTTCCACCACGAAG AAGTTTTGGAAGAACTGCCAGAAACAAGTGGGAAAACAGCACGGCGTTTCTTCTTTAATTTAACTTCCATCCCTAATGAGGAATCTATCACCTCAGCTGAACTCCAGATTTTTCGGAAGCAGGTGCACGGAGCCTCTGAGAACAACAGCAGCTACCATCACCGtattaatatttatgaaattatAAAGCCAGCCACAGCCACCTCTAAGGACCCTGTCACAAGACTTTTGGACACCAG ATAA
- the BMP2 gene encoding bone morphogenetic protein 2 isoform X1 produces MVAATRCLLALLLCQVLLGGAAGLMPEVGRRRFSEPGRAASAAQRPEDLLSEFELRLLHMFGLKRRPSPGKDVVIPPYMLDLYRLHAGQRLGQPPALGYPLERAASRANTVRSFHHEEVLEELPETSGKTARRFFFNLTSIPNEESITSAELQIFRKQVHGASENNSSYHHRINIYEIIKPATATSKDPVTRLLDTRLVHHNASKWESFDVTPAVMRWIAHGQPNHGFVVEVVHLDKENSASKRHVRISRSLHQDEDSWSQLRPLLVTFGHDGKGHPLHKREKRQAKHKQRKRHKYSCKRHPLYVDFNDVGWNDWIVAPPGYSAFYCHGECPFPLADHLNSTNHAIVQTLVNSVNSKIPKACCVPTELSAISMLYLDENEKVVLKNYQDMVVEGCGCR; encoded by the exons ATGGTTGCCGCGACCCGCTGCCTCCTGgcgctgctgctctgccaggtgctgctgggcggcgcggccggcctcATGCCGGAGGTGGGCCGGCGGCGCTTCAGcgagccgggccgcgccgcctcgGCGGCGCAGCGCCCCGAGGACCTCCTCAGCGAGTTCGAGCTGCGCCTGCTCCACATGTTCGGGCTCAAGCGGCGGCCCAGCCCCGGCAAGGACGTCGTCATCCCCCCCTACATGCTGGACCTCTACCGCCTGCACGCGGGCCAGCGCCTGGGGCAGCCGCCCGCCCTCGGCTACCCGCTCGAGAGGGCCGCCAGCCGCGCCAACACCGTCCGCAGCTTCCACCACGAAG AAGTTTTGGAAGAACTGCCAGAAACAAGTGGGAAAACAGCACGGCGTTTCTTCTTTAATTTAACTTCCATCCCTAATGAGGAATCTATCACCTCAGCTGAACTCCAGATTTTTCGGAAGCAGGTGCACGGAGCCTCTGAGAACAACAGCAGCTACCATCACCGtattaatatttatgaaattatAAAGCCAGCCACAGCCACCTCTAAGGACCCTGTCACAAGACTTTTGGACACCAGGTTGGTGCATCATAATGCAAGTAAATGGGAAAGTTTTGATGTAACGCCAGCTGTAATGAGGTGGATTGCACATGGACAACCTAATCATGGGTTTGTGGTAGAGGTGGTTCACTTGGACAAAGAGAACAGTGCCTCCAAGAGGCACGTTAGGATTAGCAGGTCTTTACATCAGGATGAAGATAGCTGGTCTCAGCTGAGGCCATTATTAGTAACGTTTGGGCATGATGGCAAGGGACACCCGCTTCATAAAAGAGAAAAGCGTCAAGCGAAACACAAACAGCGTAAACGCCACAAATACAGTTGCAAAAGGCATCCGTTATATGTGGACTTCAATGATGTGGGGTGGAATGACTGGATTGTTGCCCCACCGGGGTATAGTGCCTTTTACTGCCATGGGGAATGTCCTTTTCCACTGGCAGATCATCTAAACTCAACAAACCATGCCATTGTTCAGACTTTGGTCAATTCAGTGAATTCCAAAATCCCTAAGGCTTGCTGTGTGCCGACAGAACTGAGTGCTATTTCCATGCTCTACCTTGATGAGAACGAAAAAGTTGTATTAAAGAACTATCAAGATATGGTTGTGGAGGGTTGTGGGTGCCGCTAA